CTCGACCTGAAGACCGAGCGGGGCAAGGCCCTCTTTCAGCAGCTCGTTCCCCGCGTTGACGTGCTCGTCGAGAACTTCGCCCTCGGCGTCATGGACAAACTCGGTCTGGGCTACGAAGTCCTGCAACAGCTCAACCCCCGGCTGGTCTACGCGGCCAGCACCGGCTATGGGCGCAACGGCCCCTACAGCGCCTATCCGGCCTTCGATTCCATTATCCAGGCCATGTCGGGTCTGATGAGTACCACCGGCGATCCCGACGGTCCGCCAATGAAGGCTGGGCCACCGGTCATGGACGTGCTGGGCGGCATCCATCTGGCGGCTGGCGTTCTTGGCGCTCTGCGGCAACGCGACCGGACCGGCCAGGGACTCTTCCTCGAAACCTCCCTGTACGATGCGGCCCTGGGTCCGATGATCGCCCAGATCGCGACCTTCATCGCGCAGGACGGGGTCTATCAGCGTGAGGGCAATGCGGCTCCCAACCGGCGCATCGCTCCCTATAACTGCTATCCGACCAAGGACGGCCATGTCTTTCTGCTGACCCTGGACGATCAGCGCTGGCGCGCCCTGTGCCGGCTGATGGACTGTTCGGAGCTGGCCGACGACCCCCGTTTTGCCACCAATCGGGACCGCCGGAAACACGCCGCCGAGGTTGACGCGCTGGTCAGCGCCTGGACGCTGCGGCACGCCAAACACGACATCATGGAACGCTGTTCGGCGGCCGATATCACCTGTGGTGTGGTCAAGGACGTGGGTGAGATTGTCACCGACCCGCACATTCGCGCCCGGGGCAGGCTCCAGGACATCGACCACCCGACCGCAGGCAGCATGCTCGTGCTGGGCTCGCCGTGGTGGATTGACGACAAACCGCTCGGTATTGATACGCCGAGCCCCGGCCTGGGACAGCATAACGAGTCGGTCTATGGGGAGCTGCTGGGCTTGTCAGCCCAAGAGATTGCCCGGCTCAAAGAACAAGAAGTGATATAGCCCATCCGCTTGGCCCCCTGGCTCAGACCACGGCGGTGATTCCCAACAGCAGGCCGGGAATGAGGAAGAACACACCGACAATATAGGCAAAGGCCACAGATTTTCGCTCGCTGGCCACCCCAGCCAGGGTTTCTGCCCCGAGCACGGGCAGAGGCGCCAGAAATGGCAAGCCGTAGATCACTCCTACCCCGAGACAGTTATACACCAGGTGGACCATCGCAATCTGGAGGGCGGGCACGGCTTCTACCCCGACAACGGCGGTCGCCGCCAGCAGGGCCGTCACACAGGTGCCGATATTGGCCCCCAGGGTGAACGGATAGATCTGAGCCAGCCTGAACACCCCGGTCCCGGCCAGAGGCACCATCAGGCTGGTGGTTGTTGAGGAAGACTGGACCAGGATGGTGATCAGCGTGCCGGCACCGATCCCGGCTAGCCAATGGCGAGGTGTACCAGCTCTCTCGCCCGGCCGATCATGAGCAGCCTGAGCAGCCTGCCGATCCAGCTGATCGTTACAAAAATGAGGGCGACTCCCAGGCCAATCAGGCCAATCCCGTCAAAGGGGTGTGGCAAAAGGTAGCTCGCCTGTGTGAGGCCAGCCACCACGGGCTGGGTGGCGGCCTTGACGAAATTCAGCTCGGTCAGACTCAGCGAGTCGCCACCGGCCAGCAGGCTGGCACACAGCTGGCCTATCTTTTCCAGCGGATGAAAGACAATCTCCACCGGCAGGAAGATGAGAACGCTCAACACATTAAAGCAGTCGTGTACCGTCGCCGCAGCAAAGGCGCGCCGAAATGCGTCCTTGTCGGCGACGTGTCCGAGACTGACTAGAGTATTGGTAATG
This region of Desulfurellaceae bacterium genomic DNA includes:
- a CDS encoding CoA transferase, whose protein sequence is MLRALDDVRILDLTHIVNGPYATLMLSFLGADVIKLEPPGQGEKARSLLPVRGVAHESYPFIMLNSNKKSITLDLKTERGKALFQQLVPRVDVLVENFALGVMDKLGLGYEVLQQLNPRLVYAASTGYGRNGPYSAYPAFDSIIQAMSGLMSTTGDPDGPPMKAGPPVMDVLGGIHLAAGVLGALRQRDRTGQGLFLETSLYDAALGPMIAQIATFIAQDGVYQREGNAAPNRRIAPYNCYPTKDGHVFLLTLDDQRWRALCRLMDCSELADDPRFATNRDRRKHAAEVDALVSAWTLRHAKHDIMERCSAADITCGVVKDVGEIVTDPHIRARGRLQDIDHPTAGSMLVLGSPWWIDDKPLGIDTPSPGLGQHNESVYGELLGLSAQEIARLKEQEVI
- a CDS encoding Na/Pi symporter — its product is MDRQAAQAAHDRPGERAGTPRHWLAGIGAGTLITILVQSSSTTTSLMVPLAGTGVFRLAQIYPFTLGANIGTCVTALLAATAVVGVEAVPALQIAMVHLVYNCLGVGVIYGLPFLAPLPVLGAETLAGVASERKSVAFAYIVGVFFLIPGLLLGITAVV
- a CDS encoding Na/Pi cotransporter family protein, yielding MAEPLSAPEVRDEPTARQGHTFLRWVGVALLVYGLIIAVGLIEAGFKSATGGQARELFAFATNPFLGLLVGTVATALIQSSSTVTSIIVGLVAGGMPVMSAVPMVMGANIGTTITNTLVSLGHVADKDAFRRAFAAATVHDCFNVLSVLIFLPVEIVFHPLEKIGQLCASLLAGGDSLSLTELNFVKAATQPVVAGLTQASYLLPHPFDGIGLIGLGVALIFVTISWIGRLLRLLMIGRARELVHLAIG